Proteins encoded in a region of the Saccharopolyspora phatthalungensis genome:
- a CDS encoding SDR family NAD(P)-dependent oxidoreductase, with product MSRGVLVTGASRGIGRAIATAFARRGDRVAVHYSSRREDAQVTLSGLTGQGHVLVDGDLSDPMCAEAVVTASIEALGGLDVVINNSAVIIPHPLPETSYADWQQAWRDTFAVNLFAAANVSYCAGRHMIDTKRAGRIVSVGSRAAFCGEPDRPAYGSSKAALHALTQSLAVSLAPHGIAVAAVAPGFVETERIAERLRGAEGAAIRAQSPFGRVANPEEVASAVAYLASPSATWSSGAILDINGASYLRT from the coding sequence ATGAGTCGCGGAGTTTTGGTCACGGGTGCGTCCCGAGGGATCGGTCGCGCGATCGCCACGGCGTTCGCGCGGCGGGGCGACCGGGTCGCGGTGCACTACTCCAGCCGTCGGGAGGATGCTCAGGTCACCCTCAGCGGGCTGACTGGACAGGGGCATGTGCTTGTTGATGGCGACCTGAGCGATCCGATGTGCGCGGAGGCTGTGGTGACCGCGTCCATCGAGGCTCTCGGCGGGCTCGACGTTGTGATCAATAATTCCGCGGTGATAATTCCCCACCCGCTTCCCGAGACCTCCTATGCGGACTGGCAGCAGGCTTGGCGGGACACCTTCGCTGTAAACCTGTTCGCAGCTGCCAACGTCAGCTACTGTGCCGGTCGGCACATGATCGATACCAAGCGGGCGGGACGTATTGTCAGCGTAGGGTCGCGGGCAGCGTTCTGTGGCGAGCCCGATCGTCCGGCTTATGGCTCCAGCAAGGCAGCGCTGCACGCGCTCACCCAATCGCTTGCGGTTTCGCTTGCGCCCCACGGCATTGCGGTTGCTGCGGTGGCGCCGGGTTTCGTCGAAACTGAGCGCATCGCCGAGCGGCTTCGTGGCGCTGAGGGCGCGGCCATCCGAGCCCAAAGCCCGTTCGGTCGGGTTGCGAATCCCGAGGAGGTCGCCTCCGCCGTCGCCTATCTGGCCTCACCCTCTGCTACTTGGAGCTCGGGCGCGATCCTCGATATCAACGGGGCCTCCTACCTGCGCACCTGA
- the catC gene encoding muconolactone Delta-isomerase, with the protein MLFAVQMDIDLPVEMDPAVKADTLAREKAYSQELQQAGEWVHIWRCVGRYSNLSIFDVADNDRLHEILWNLPLFPYMTIEVTPLARHPSDIALLD; encoded by the coding sequence GTGCTGTTCGCGGTGCAGATGGACATCGACCTCCCGGTCGAGATGGATCCGGCCGTCAAAGCCGACACCCTCGCGCGGGAGAAGGCTTACTCGCAGGAGTTGCAGCAGGCTGGGGAGTGGGTGCACATCTGGCGCTGCGTCGGCAGGTACTCGAACCTGAGCATCTTCGACGTGGCCGACAACGACCGGCTGCACGAAATCCTCTGGAATCTCCCGCTGTTCCCCTACATGACCATCGAGGTGACCCCGCTGGCGCGGCACCCGTCCGACATCGCTCTGCTCGACTGA
- a CDS encoding VOC family protein, which yields MARPGFHLAIPVDDLGKAREFYGGVLGFPEGRSGEKWVDWNLYGHQLVTHVASDGRQVVARNLVDGHAVPVPHFGLILPIPAFRELAERLEAACTTFVIEPYLRFEGEPGEQWTMFFLDPSGNALEFKAFRDESQVFAV from the coding sequence ATGGCACGGCCAGGCTTCCATCTCGCCATACCGGTCGATGACCTGGGAAAGGCGCGCGAGTTCTACGGCGGCGTTCTCGGATTTCCTGAAGGTCGTTCCGGCGAGAAATGGGTGGATTGGAACCTCTACGGCCACCAGCTCGTCACGCACGTCGCTAGTGATGGCCGCCAGGTGGTGGCGCGCAACCTAGTTGACGGTCATGCTGTGCCGGTGCCGCACTTCGGGCTCATTCTGCCTATTCCGGCCTTCCGCGAACTGGCGGAACGACTCGAGGCCGCATGCACCACGTTCGTGATCGAGCCGTATCTGCGGTTTGAGGGTGAGCCGGGGGAGCAGTGGACGATGTTCTTCCTCGACCCGTCCGGCAACGCATTGGAATTCAAGGCGTTCCGGGATGAATCGCAGGTGTTCGCAGTATGA
- a CDS encoding DUF2277 domain-containing protein, with amino-acid sequence MCRSIKTLRPPYAEEVTDGDIRAAALQYVRKISGFRKPAAHNAAAFEQAVDDIEKATAALLASLEVRGAR; translated from the coding sequence ATGTGCCGCAGCATCAAGACTCTCCGCCCACCCTACGCCGAGGAGGTCACCGACGGTGACATCCGGGCAGCGGCGTTGCAGTACGTGCGCAAGATCTCCGGATTCCGCAAGCCCGCCGCGCACAACGCTGCCGCTTTCGAGCAGGCGGTGGATGACATCGAGAAGGCCACGGCGGCATTGCTGGCGTCACTGGAGGTGCGCGGCGCTCGGTAA